From Streptomyces sp. HUAS MG91, the proteins below share one genomic window:
- a CDS encoding AIM24 family protein has translation MQSPLFAYADQQSQDRYTVQNPQMLRVVLEGHDDLLARKGSMVAYQGLVEFDGEYQAHGQQRARAITGEGLSLMRCHGQGIVYLANLAQYVHVVDVEQDGLTVDSNYVLAMDSGLHHEVIAVDSQFGISGSGKYQLNITGRGKVALMTSGQPLMMQVTPDKYVNVDADAIVAWSTGLRVQMQAQTHSSGVWRRRGNTGEGWELSFMGSGYALVQPSELLPPQHAAIGGGLAAQYGMGQQGARGANQGNVWS, from the coding sequence ATGCAGAGCCCGCTTTTCGCATACGCCGACCAGCAGTCACAGGACCGCTACACCGTGCAGAACCCGCAGATGCTGCGGGTCGTCCTGGAAGGCCACGACGACCTCCTCGCCCGCAAGGGCTCGATGGTCGCCTACCAGGGACTCGTCGAGTTCGACGGCGAGTACCAGGCGCACGGCCAGCAGCGCGCCCGCGCGATCACCGGCGAGGGCCTGAGCCTCATGCGCTGCCACGGCCAGGGCATCGTCTACCTCGCGAACCTCGCCCAGTACGTGCACGTGGTGGACGTGGAGCAGGACGGCCTGACCGTGGACAGCAACTACGTCCTGGCCATGGACTCCGGCCTGCACCACGAGGTCATCGCGGTGGACAGCCAGTTCGGCATCTCCGGCTCCGGCAAGTACCAGCTCAACATCACCGGGCGCGGCAAGGTCGCCCTGATGACGTCGGGCCAGCCGCTGATGATGCAGGTCACGCCCGACAAGTACGTCAATGTCGACGCGGACGCCATCGTCGCCTGGTCGACCGGCCTCCGGGTCCAGATGCAGGCGCAGACGCACTCCTCGGGCGTCTGGCGGCGCCGGGGCAACACCGGTGAGGGCTGGGAGCTCAGCTTCATGGGCAGCGGCTACGCCCTCGTCCAGCCCAGCGAGCTGCTGCCGCCGCAGCACGCGGCGATCGGCGGTGGTCTCGCCGCCCAGTACGGCATGGGGCAGCAGGGCGCCCGCGGCGCGAACCAGGGCAACGTCTGGAGCTAG
- a CDS encoding NUDIX hydrolase produces MSLYDDAVLVLKGYEDQPELRQVYLDHLSAHGEAGMWKPCTAGHLTASALVIDPARGRVLLTLHKKLRMWLQMGGHCEHGDRTLAAAALREATEESGVPGLTLLAGGPVRLDRHPIPGPCTQHLDVQYAALAAPDATEAISDESLDLRWFPYDKVADVADTSVVRLVEATRARL; encoded by the coding sequence GTGAGCCTGTACGACGACGCGGTCCTGGTGCTGAAGGGCTACGAGGACCAGCCGGAGCTGCGCCAGGTCTACCTGGACCACCTCTCCGCGCACGGTGAGGCGGGCATGTGGAAGCCGTGCACGGCCGGCCACCTGACGGCGAGCGCCCTGGTGATCGACCCCGCGCGCGGGCGGGTCCTGCTCACGCTCCACAAGAAGCTGCGGATGTGGCTCCAGATGGGGGGCCACTGCGAGCACGGTGACCGGACGCTGGCGGCCGCGGCCCTGCGCGAGGCGACGGAGGAGTCCGGCGTACCGGGTCTGACGCTGCTCGCGGGCGGGCCGGTCCGTCTCGACCGGCATCCGATCCCGGGCCCGTGCACCCAGCACCTGGACGTGCAGTACGCGGCGCTCGCCGCGCCGGACGCCACGGAGGCCATCAGCGACGAGTCCCTGGACCTGCGCTGGTTCCCGTACGACAAGGTCGCTGACGTCGCCGACACGTCAGTGGTCCGCCTCGTGGAGGCGACTCGGGCGCGCCTGTAG
- a CDS encoding zinc-dependent metalloprotease, giving the protein MSDTPFGFGLPPEEPEDGDEGKKKDQQGGGGQGPANPFGFGGIPGLPGAGGPGGAGGDNPFAAMFGSMNPNDLGAAFQQLGQMLSYEGGPVNWDMAKDIARQTVSQGTQDGVKDASVGPADRTAVQEAVRLADLWLDDATSLPSGAGTAVAWSRAEWVEATLPAWKELVDPVAERVGMAMGDVLPEEMQAMAGPLIGMMRSMGGAMFGSQIGQALGVLAGEVVGSTDVGLPLAPAGKAALLPLNIEAFGKDLGVPQEEVRLYLALREAAHQRLFAHVPWLRSHLFGAVDGYARGIKVDTTKLEDVVGQFDPQNPEQIQEALQQGMFQPEDTPEQKAALARLETALALVEGWVDAVVHAAAKPRLSSADALRETLRRRRATGGPAEQTFATLIGLELRPRRLRDASRLWASLTDARGVDGRDGLWAHPDMLPTASDLDDPDGFVHREQLDFSELDKMLGEAAGGSGDKPKLTKDDDTGEDDDTK; this is encoded by the coding sequence GTGAGTGACACCCCATTCGGTTTCGGCCTTCCGCCGGAGGAGCCGGAAGACGGCGACGAGGGCAAGAAGAAGGACCAGCAGGGCGGTGGCGGTCAGGGACCGGCCAATCCGTTCGGATTCGGCGGCATCCCGGGCCTCCCCGGCGCGGGCGGCCCCGGTGGCGCGGGCGGGGACAACCCGTTCGCGGCGATGTTCGGCTCGATGAATCCGAACGATCTGGGTGCGGCGTTCCAGCAGCTCGGCCAGATGCTCTCGTACGAGGGCGGGCCGGTGAACTGGGACATGGCCAAGGACATCGCCCGCCAGACGGTCTCCCAGGGCACGCAGGACGGCGTGAAGGACGCGAGCGTGGGCCCCGCCGACCGCACCGCGGTCCAGGAGGCGGTGCGTCTGGCCGACCTGTGGCTGGACGACGCGACGTCGCTGCCCTCGGGCGCCGGTACCGCGGTGGCGTGGAGCCGCGCCGAGTGGGTCGAGGCGACCCTCCCGGCGTGGAAGGAGCTCGTCGACCCGGTCGCCGAGCGGGTCGGCATGGCCATGGGCGACGTGCTGCCCGAGGAGATGCAGGCCATGGCGGGCCCGCTCATCGGGATGATGCGTTCCATGGGCGGCGCCATGTTCGGCTCGCAGATCGGGCAGGCGCTCGGCGTGCTCGCGGGCGAGGTCGTCGGCTCCACGGATGTCGGCCTGCCGCTGGCCCCGGCCGGCAAAGCCGCGCTGCTGCCGCTGAACATCGAGGCGTTCGGCAAGGACCTCGGCGTCCCGCAGGAGGAGGTCCGCCTCTATCTGGCCCTGCGCGAGGCCGCCCACCAGCGGCTCTTCGCCCACGTACCGTGGCTGCGCTCGCACCTGTTCGGCGCGGTGGACGGCTACGCGCGCGGGATCAAGGTCGACACCACCAAGCTGGAGGACGTGGTCGGCCAGTTCGACCCGCAGAACCCCGAGCAGATCCAGGAAGCACTCCAGCAGGGCATGTTCCAGCCGGAGGACACCCCGGAGCAGAAGGCCGCCCTGGCCCGTCTGGAGACCGCTCTGGCGCTCGTGGAGGGCTGGGTCGACGCGGTGGTCCACGCGGCCGCCAAGCCGCGTCTGTCGTCCGCCGACGCGCTGCGCGAGACGCTGCGCCGCCGCCGTGCGACCGGCGGCCCGGCCGAGCAGACGTTCGCGACGCTGATCGGTCTGGAGCTGCGTCCGCGCCGGCTGCGCGACGCCTCGCGCCTGTGGGCCTCGCTCACGGACGCGCGCGGGGTCGACGGCCGTGACGGCCTGTGGGCGCACCCGGACATGCTGCCGACGGCGTCCGACCTGGACGACCCGGACGGTTTCGTCCACCGTGAGCAGCTGGACTTCTCCGAGCTCGACAAGATGCTCGGCGAGGCGGCCGGCGGCAGCGGCGACAAGCCGAAGCTCACCAAGGACGACGACACGGGCGAGGACGACGACACCAAGTGA
- a CDS encoding SDR family oxidoreductase, with protein MSSPDPQVRAARNPSTSPAVRGPVVAVTGAASGIGALLTERLAASDEIKQVLAIDERRGECASATWHVLDVRDPAIAEKLRGADVVVHLALDLDLESDPAARTAYNVRGTQTVLTAAAAAGVHRVVLCTSAMVYGALPDNELPLSEDAELRATAEATGVGDLLEIERLARRAPRAHPGLNVTVVRPSVLVGGMDTALTRYFESPRLLVVAGSRPAWQFCHVEDLCGALEYAVLEKVDGELAVGCDGWLEQEEVEELSGIRRMELPSAVALGAAARLHRIGLTPSPAGDLAYTMYPWVVSGSRLHDAGWRPQWTNEEVLAELLEEVAGRRTVAGRRLGRKDATAAGAAGATVALLGTAAVVRRVRKARRRI; from the coding sequence GTGAGTTCCCCAGATCCGCAGGTTCGCGCAGCGCGAAACCCTTCAACCAGTCCGGCCGTGCGCGGCCCCGTCGTCGCGGTCACCGGTGCCGCGTCCGGCATCGGCGCCCTGCTCACCGAGCGGCTCGCCGCCTCCGACGAGATCAAGCAGGTGCTCGCCATCGACGAGCGGCGGGGCGAGTGCGCCTCCGCCACCTGGCACGTTCTGGACGTACGGGATCCGGCCATCGCGGAGAAGCTGCGCGGCGCGGACGTCGTGGTGCACCTCGCGCTCGATCTCGATCTCGAGTCCGACCCGGCGGCACGCACCGCCTACAACGTGCGCGGCACCCAGACCGTGCTCACCGCCGCCGCCGCGGCCGGTGTGCACCGCGTCGTGCTCTGCACCTCGGCCATGGTCTACGGGGCCCTTCCCGACAACGAGCTGCCGCTCTCGGAGGACGCCGAGCTGCGCGCCACCGCGGAGGCGACCGGCGTCGGCGACCTCCTGGAGATCGAGCGGCTGGCCCGCCGCGCCCCTCGCGCGCACCCCGGCCTCAACGTCACCGTGGTGCGTCCCTCGGTGCTCGTCGGCGGCATGGACACGGCCCTCACGCGCTACTTCGAGTCCCCGCGCCTGCTCGTGGTGGCCGGTTCGCGGCCCGCCTGGCAGTTCTGCCACGTGGAGGACCTGTGCGGCGCGCTGGAGTACGCCGTCCTGGAGAAGGTCGACGGAGAGCTCGCGGTCGGCTGCGACGGGTGGCTGGAGCAGGAGGAGGTCGAGGAGCTGAGCGGGATCCGCCGCATGGAGCTGCCCTCGGCGGTCGCGCTCGGCGCCGCGGCCCGGCTGCACCGCATCGGCCTCACGCCCTCGCCCGCGGGTGACCTCGCCTACACGATGTACCCCTGGGTCGTCAGCGGGAGCAGGCTGCACGATGCCGGATGGCGGCCCCAGTGGACGAACGAGGAGGTCCTCGCGGAGCTCCTGGAGGAGGTCGCGGGCCGGCGCACTGTGGCCGGCCGGCGGCTCGGGCGCAAGGACGCGACGGCCGCGGGCGCGGCGGGCGCGACAGTGGCCCTGCTGGGTACGGCGGCCGTGGTGCGGCGGGTGCGCAAGGCCCGGCGGCGCATCTGA
- a CDS encoding molybdenum cofactor biosynthesis protein MoaE — protein MASTQHDHPGEQAAQDPIRLLAVRETPLSVDEVFRAVGDDAAGGTALFVGTVRNHDGGADVDRLGYSCHPTAEAEMRRVAEKVAAEYPVRALAAVHRVGDLTVGDLAVVVAVSCPHRGEAFEACRKLIDDLKHEVPIWKHQTFADGTEEWVGAC, from the coding sequence ATGGCATCCACCCAGCACGACCACCCCGGTGAGCAGGCGGCCCAGGACCCCATCAGACTGCTCGCCGTCCGGGAGACCCCGCTCTCCGTCGACGAGGTCTTCCGCGCGGTCGGCGACGACGCGGCGGGCGGTACCGCGCTCTTCGTGGGGACCGTACGCAACCACGACGGCGGGGCCGACGTGGACCGGCTCGGGTACTCGTGCCACCCGACCGCGGAGGCCGAGATGCGACGTGTCGCCGAGAAGGTCGCCGCCGAGTACCCGGTGCGCGCGCTCGCGGCGGTGCACCGCGTCGGCGATCTGACGGTGGGCGACCTCGCCGTGGTCGTCGCCGTGTCGTGTCCGCACCGCGGCGAGGCCTTCGAGGCGTGCCGCAAGCTCATCGACGACCTCAAGCACGAGGTCCCGATCTGGAAGCACCAGACGTTCGCCGATGGGACGGAAGAGTGGGTCGGGGCCTGCTGA
- a CDS encoding PDZ domain-containing protein translates to MPRRTATMLASTLMLIALLCAGVLIKVPYAEMSPGPTVNTLADHDGEPVIQIAGHKTYETSGHLNMTTVRVTSADFNMNLVSAVYGWLAHDSIVVPHDTLYPDGQTEEQSSQENAEEFSQSQESAKVAALEELNIPVKSWVIVSSVVKDSPAEGRLHAGDVIKAVDGTRITKPADVAKLVTKHKAGENVVFTVVPVKQAAAAEKEGKEATTTENVTIRTDKADDGRAIVGIQAGTDHTFPFQIDIKLADVGGPSAGLMFSLGIVDKLTPTDLTGGKFVAGTGTIDDDGKVGPIGGIGMKLVGARDKGAQYFLTPKDNCATAAKDTPNGLTLVKVDTLDDAMGALKDIRSGNTGALPKCTAKS, encoded by the coding sequence ATGCCACGCCGCACCGCGACGATGCTCGCCTCGACTCTGATGCTGATCGCGCTGCTCTGCGCGGGGGTCCTCATCAAAGTGCCCTACGCGGAGATGTCCCCGGGTCCGACGGTGAACACCCTCGCGGACCACGACGGCGAACCCGTCATCCAGATCGCCGGACACAAGACGTACGAGACCTCCGGGCATCTCAACATGACGACCGTCCGGGTCACCAGCGCCGACTTCAACATGAACCTGGTGTCGGCGGTCTACGGGTGGCTCGCCCACGACAGCATCGTGGTGCCGCACGACACCCTGTACCCGGACGGCCAGACGGAGGAGCAGTCCTCGCAGGAGAACGCCGAGGAGTTCAGCCAGTCCCAGGAGAGCGCCAAGGTCGCCGCCCTGGAGGAGCTGAACATCCCCGTGAAGTCGTGGGTGATCGTTTCCTCGGTCGTCAAGGACAGCCCCGCCGAGGGCCGGCTGCACGCCGGTGACGTCATCAAGGCCGTCGACGGCACCAGGATCACCAAGCCCGCCGACGTCGCCAAGCTGGTCACCAAGCACAAGGCCGGCGAGAACGTCGTGTTCACGGTCGTGCCCGTCAAGCAGGCCGCCGCCGCCGAGAAGGAGGGCAAGGAGGCGACCACGACGGAGAACGTGACGATCAGGACCGACAAGGCCGACGACGGCCGCGCGATCGTCGGCATCCAGGCCGGGACCGACCACACCTTCCCGTTCCAGATCGACATCAAGCTCGCCGACGTCGGCGGCCCCAGCGCCGGTCTGATGTTCTCCCTCGGCATCGTCGACAAGCTCACGCCCACCGATCTGACGGGCGGCAAGTTCGTGGCAGGCACCGGCACCATCGACGACGACGGCAAGGTCGGCCCCATCGGCGGCATCGGGATGAAGCTCGTCGGCGCGCGCGACAAGGGAGCGCAGTACTTCCTGACGCCGAAGGACAACTGCGCGACCGCGGCCAAGGACACCCCGAACGGGCTCACGCTCGTCAAGGTGGACACCCTGGACGACGCGATGGGCGCCCTGAAGGACATTCGCAGTGGCAACACCGGCGCCCTGCCGAAGTGCACCGCCAAGAGCTGA
- a CDS encoding PPA1309 family protein — translation MSNTPMAASPLTRAVLEIDEYASGMGWDQPARLFALVDTAALRTQEPALAAQLGLESEGESSGFTPILQDEIPASKPLDEFLGTIAWPDAVAGCALTVERLMLPPSAEASVPEGLTGKKLTQWVAQHPDRQEVRMTVAVLRDGTRDSALRLREKDSPTEVLTGSDLVPGLAEALAATFAE, via the coding sequence ATGTCCAACACCCCCATGGCTGCAAGCCCCCTCACCCGGGCCGTTCTCGAGATCGACGAGTACGCCTCCGGCATGGGCTGGGACCAGCCCGCACGCCTCTTCGCCCTCGTCGACACCGCCGCCCTGCGCACCCAGGAACCGGCCCTCGCCGCCCAGCTCGGCCTGGAGAGCGAGGGCGAGAGCAGTGGCTTCACCCCGATCCTCCAGGACGAGATCCCCGCCTCCAAGCCGCTGGACGAGTTCCTCGGCACCATCGCGTGGCCCGACGCCGTCGCGGGCTGTGCGCTGACGGTGGAGCGCCTGATGCTGCCGCCGTCCGCCGAGGCGTCCGTCCCCGAAGGGCTCACCGGCAAGAAGCTCACCCAGTGGGTCGCCCAGCACCCGGACCGCCAGGAGGTCCGGATGACGGTCGCGGTGCTGCGCGACGGGACCCGTGACTCGGCCCTGCGGCTGCGCGAGAAGGACTCGCCGACCGAGGTCCTCACGGGCTCGGACCTGGTACCGGGGCTCGCCGAGGCGCTGGCGGCGACGTTCGCCGAGTGA
- a CDS encoding UPF0182 family protein, whose protein sequence is MPDRGGGPTGPRIRVGRPSRRARTLLLTLGVLAVLGMAFVMFSGFWTDWLWYRSVKYSSVFTTTLQTKIGLFFVFGLLMALAVGVNIWLAHRLRPPLSAMSTEQQSLDRYRMGIAPFKKWLLLGITALVGLIAGASAASQWRTWLQYVNGVPFHQKDSQFHLDVSFYAFDLPWYRFLLGFGFAAAVIGLVAAALTHYLYGGLRITSPGARATAAATGHLSVLLGLFVALKAVAYWLDRYGLAVKSSDFKATDNWTGLRYVDATAYLPAKTILFCIAVICALLFFATLWRRTWQLPVIGFGLMVLSAILIGGLYPAIVQKFQVQPNEQSKEAPYIKKNIDATRKAYGIDKATVGAYNGEGSDKDTKKQRAEADSAASYRLNDPNIVSPTFQQLEQQRKYYQFPTTLDVDRYNGQDTVVGLRELNLGKLDKRNWINDHFVYTHGYGAVTAKGTSTSQGAPQFTESGLPTSGDLGDYNQRIYYGEKTTQYSIVGGPQKELDYEQEDGTQKTTSYKGHSGVNLSNPINRAAYAVAFSEPQILYSGAIGDGSRILYNRTPKERVEAVAPWLTIDGDAYPTVVNGKIKWIVDAYTTSNGYPYASRTTLGDTTADSLNQGDSQRSVVAQQNQVNYIRNSVKATVDAYTGEVKLYAWDESDPVLKTWEKAFPGTVQPKSDIPADLKEHLRYPQDMFKVQRELLSLYHVTDSDQFYNASDAWQVPNDPTKKDNSAVPPYYLSMKMPGQNSQQFSLTTTFTPSGRPNLRAFMAVDADATSRDYGAIRLLRVTEDKVQGPEQVQNKLNSWDPVANWVRDMKGADSTVLYGNLLTVPLDSGFLYVEPIYAQGRNSEYPLMRKVAVSYGDKMGFANSLSDALNDAFEVDGGSSTEPEKPGGGDTTTPTDSTVKEALADAEKAFEAGQKALKDGDWAAYGTAQDDLQSALERADKAQTEAEKKAGKNGDGKSGGSDKSGSDGKSSGG, encoded by the coding sequence ATGCCGGACCGGGGCGGGGGTCCGACGGGACCGCGGATCAGAGTGGGACGCCCCTCCCGGCGTGCCCGGACGCTGCTGCTGACGCTTGGCGTCCTGGCCGTGCTCGGCATGGCCTTCGTCATGTTCTCCGGGTTCTGGACGGACTGGCTCTGGTACCGGTCGGTCAAGTACTCGTCCGTGTTCACGACGACGCTGCAGACGAAGATCGGACTCTTCTTCGTCTTCGGTCTGCTCATGGCGCTCGCCGTGGGTGTGAACATCTGGCTGGCTCACCGGCTGCGCCCGCCGCTGAGCGCGATGTCGACGGAGCAGCAGAGTCTCGACCGCTACCGCATGGGCATCGCGCCCTTCAAGAAGTGGCTGCTGCTCGGGATCACCGCCCTCGTCGGCCTGATCGCGGGCGCCTCGGCCGCGAGCCAGTGGCGCACATGGCTGCAGTACGTGAACGGCGTGCCGTTCCACCAGAAGGACTCGCAGTTCCACCTGGACGTGTCGTTCTACGCGTTCGACCTGCCCTGGTACCGCTTCCTGCTCGGCTTCGGCTTCGCCGCGGCCGTCATCGGCCTGGTCGCTGCCGCGCTGACGCACTACCTGTACGGCGGACTGCGCATCACCAGCCCGGGCGCGCGCGCCACGGCGGCCGCGACGGGACACCTCTCCGTCCTCCTGGGCCTCTTCGTGGCCCTCAAGGCCGTCGCGTACTGGCTCGACCGGTACGGGCTCGCGGTGAAGTCCAGCGACTTCAAGGCGACGGACAACTGGACGGGCCTCAGGTACGTCGACGCGACCGCGTACCTGCCGGCGAAGACGATCCTGTTCTGCATCGCCGTCATCTGCGCCCTGCTGTTCTTCGCGACCCTGTGGCGGCGCACCTGGCAGCTGCCGGTCATCGGCTTCGGCCTGATGGTGCTCTCGGCGATCCTGATCGGCGGCCTGTACCCGGCCATCGTGCAGAAGTTCCAGGTGCAGCCGAACGAGCAGTCCAAGGAAGCGCCGTACATCAAGAAGAACATCGACGCCACGCGCAAGGCGTACGGCATCGACAAGGCGACGGTCGGCGCCTACAACGGCGAGGGGTCCGACAAGGACACCAAGAAGCAGCGCGCCGAGGCCGACTCGGCGGCCAGCTACCGCCTGAACGACCCGAACATCGTGTCGCCGACCTTCCAGCAGCTGGAGCAGCAGCGGAAGTACTACCAGTTCCCGACGACTCTCGACGTGGACCGCTACAACGGCCAGGACACCGTCGTGGGCCTGCGCGAGCTGAACCTCGGCAAGCTGGACAAGCGCAACTGGATCAACGACCACTTCGTCTACACGCACGGCTACGGAGCCGTGACGGCGAAGGGCACCTCCACCTCGCAGGGCGCCCCGCAGTTCACCGAGTCGGGCCTGCCGACCAGCGGTGACCTCGGGGACTACAACCAGCGGATCTACTACGGCGAGAAGACGACGCAGTACTCGATCGTCGGCGGGCCGCAGAAGGAGCTGGACTACGAGCAGGAAGACGGCACGCAGAAGACCACGAGCTACAAGGGCCACAGCGGCGTCAACCTGTCGAACCCGATCAACCGCGCCGCGTACGCGGTGGCCTTCAGCGAACCGCAGATCCTGTACTCCGGCGCCATCGGTGACGGCTCGCGGATCCTGTACAACCGCACGCCCAAGGAGCGCGTCGAGGCCGTCGCGCCCTGGCTGACCATCGACGGCGACGCGTACCCGACCGTCGTGAACGGCAAGATCAAGTGGATCGTCGACGCCTACACGACGTCGAACGGCTACCCCTACGCGTCCCGCACGACGCTCGGCGACACCACGGCCGACTCGCTCAACCAGGGCGACAGCCAGCGCTCCGTGGTGGCGCAGCAGAACCAGGTCAACTACATCCGCAACTCGGTGAAGGCGACCGTCGACGCGTACACGGGCGAGGTCAAGCTCTACGCGTGGGACGAGAGCGACCCGGTCCTGAAGACCTGGGAGAAGGCGTTCCCCGGCACGGTGCAGCCCAAGAGCGACATCCCGGCCGACCTGAAGGAGCACCTGCGCTACCCGCAGGACATGTTCAAGGTCCAGCGGGAGCTGCTGAGCCTGTACCACGTGACGGACTCGGACCAGTTCTACAACGCGTCCGACGCCTGGCAGGTGCCGAACGACCCGACCAAGAAGGACAACAGCGCGGTCCCGCCGTACTACCTGTCCATGAAGATGCCGGGTCAGAACAGCCAGCAGTTCTCTCTGACGACGACGTTCACCCCCAGTGGAAGGCCGAACCTCAGAGCCTTCATGGCGGTGGACGCCGACGCGACCAGTAGGGACTACGGCGCCATAAGGCTGCTGAGAGTCACCGAGGACAAGGTCCAGGGACCGGAGCAGGTACAGAACAAGCTCAATTCCTGGGACCCGGTGGCGAACTGGGTGCGCGACATGAAGGGCGCCGACTCGACGGTCCTGTACGGCAATCTGCTGACAGTGCCACTCGACAGCGGCTTCCTCTACGTCGAGCCGATCTACGCACAGGGGCGGAACTCCGAGTACCCGCTGATGCGCAAGGTCGCCGTCTCCTACGGAGACAAGATGGGCTTCGCCAACTCGCTCTCGGACGCGCTGAACGACGCCTTCGAGGTGGACGGCGGCTCGTCGACCGAACCGGAGAAACCGGGCGGTGGGGACACGACCACCCCGACGGACTCCACGGTCAAGGAAGCCCTCGCGGACGCCGAGAAGGCCTTCGAGGCCGGTCAGAAGGCTCTGAAGGACGGCGACTGGGCCGCGTACGGCACGGCACAGGACGATCTGCAGAGCGCCCTGGAGCGTGCCGACAAGGCCCAGACGGAGGCCGAGAAGAAAGCCGGCAAGAACGGCGACGGCAAGTCCGGCGGCAGCGACAAGAGCGGTTCCGACGGCAAGAGCAGTGGCGGCTGA
- a CDS encoding tetratricopeptide repeat protein gives MDVMGDKATLLETGRFVQPTDRDEPGEAAEEARQRLAAEAGDVEAMSVLGAMLLRRGDLDGAEPLLRNATSVGDRAAANNLGVLLHQRGYADEAAGWWRIAAVAGSAAAAHALGRHHRERGDEPAAEYWLRQSAEQGHTLGAYALADLLEHRSDVGAERWMRVAAERGHREAAYRLARALDRKGGTDVLVAGDSRNPAEEAEQWYRQAAARGHRRGALHLGAILEKRGELKEAGRWYLTSAKDGEPRAACALAFLLRDAGDEESAAVWWLRAAQDGDGNAANALGALHAGRGETQTAERWYRAAMDAGDNNGAYNLGLLCAEQKRTAQAEDWYRRAAYAGHREAANALAVLLLQNGDAVGAEPWFSKAAEAGSVDAAFNLGILYAGREEEESALKAVQWYERAAAGGHTEAALQAGIARLRDGDEQGAERHLRCAAGGGSPEAAYRLASLLDLRTPPAPRHELGEPVTEKTECEEWYERAAEHGHRRAQVRVGMLAAARGDVVEAARWYREAAEAGSRNGAFNLGLLLAREGSEPEAALWWTRAADAGHGRAALRLALLCARRGELAAGQKWASRAVELGPAEVAERAGRLRDALRQELSA, from the coding sequence ATGGACGTTATGGGGGACAAGGCAACTCTGTTGGAGACAGGGCGGTTTGTGCAGCCGACAGATCGGGACGAACCCGGTGAAGCTGCCGAAGAAGCACGCCAGCGGCTGGCCGCGGAGGCCGGCGACGTCGAGGCGATGAGCGTCCTCGGCGCCATGCTGCTGCGCCGCGGTGATCTCGACGGGGCCGAGCCTCTGCTGCGCAACGCCACGAGCGTGGGCGACCGGGCCGCCGCCAACAATCTGGGTGTCCTGCTGCACCAGCGGGGCTACGCCGACGAAGCCGCGGGATGGTGGCGCATCGCCGCCGTCGCCGGCTCCGCCGCCGCAGCCCACGCCCTGGGCAGGCACCACCGCGAGCGCGGCGACGAGCCCGCCGCCGAGTACTGGCTGCGCCAGTCCGCCGAGCAGGGGCACACGCTCGGCGCGTACGCCCTCGCCGACCTCCTGGAGCACCGCAGCGACGTCGGCGCCGAGCGCTGGATGCGGGTCGCCGCCGAGCGGGGGCATCGGGAGGCCGCGTACCGCCTCGCCCGCGCGCTCGACCGCAAGGGCGGCACCGACGTGCTGGTGGCGGGGGACAGCAGGAACCCCGCAGAGGAAGCCGAGCAGTGGTACCGCCAGGCCGCCGCGCGCGGGCACCGCAGGGGCGCGCTGCACCTCGGCGCGATCCTGGAGAAGCGCGGCGAGCTGAAGGAGGCCGGCCGCTGGTACCTGACGTCCGCCAAGGACGGCGAGCCGCGCGCCGCGTGCGCCCTCGCCTTCCTGCTGCGCGACGCGGGCGACGAGGAGAGCGCCGCCGTGTGGTGGCTGCGCGCCGCCCAGGACGGCGACGGCAACGCCGCGAACGCGCTGGGCGCGCTGCACGCCGGACGCGGCGAGACCCAGACCGCCGAGCGCTGGTACCGGGCCGCCATGGACGCGGGCGACAACAACGGCGCGTACAACCTCGGCCTGCTGTGCGCCGAGCAGAAGCGCACCGCGCAGGCCGAGGACTGGTACCGGCGCGCCGCCTACGCCGGGCACCGCGAGGCGGCCAACGCGCTCGCCGTGCTGCTCCTGCAGAACGGGGACGCGGTCGGGGCCGAGCCCTGGTTCTCCAAGGCCGCCGAGGCGGGCAGCGTCGACGCCGCCTTCAACCTGGGCATCCTCTACGCGGGTCGCGAGGAGGAGGAGTCGGCTCTCAAGGCGGTCCAGTGGTACGAGCGGGCCGCGGCCGGCGGGCACACCGAGGCCGCGCTCCAGGCGGGCATCGCGCGACTGCGCGACGGCGACGAGCAGGGCGCCGAGCGGCATCTGCGGTGCGCGGCGGGCGGGGGCAGCCCCGAGGCCGCGTACCGGCTCGCCTCGCTGCTCGACCTGCGGACGCCGCCCGCACCCCGGCACGAGCTGGGGGAGCCGGTCACGGAGAAGACCGAGTGCGAGGAGTGGTACGAGCGGGCCGCCGAGCACGGGCACCGGCGCGCGCAGGTGCGGGTCGGGATGCTGGCCGCCGCGCGCGGGGACGTCGTCGAGGCCGCACGGTGGTACCGGGAGGCCGCGGAGGCCGGATCGCGCAACGGGGCGTTCAATCTCGGGCTGCTGCTCGCGCGGGAGGGCAGTGAGCCGGAGGCGGCGCTGTGGTGGACCCGGGCGGCTGATGCGGGGCACGGGCGGGCGGCGTTGCGGCTGGCTCTGCTGTGTGCGCGGCGCGGGGAGCTGGCTGCCGGGCAGAAGTGGGCGTCCCGGGCTGTGGAGCTGGGGCCCGCCGAGGTCGCCGAGCGGGCCGGGCGGCTTCGGGACGCCTTGCGGCAGGAGCTGTCCGCGTAG